In Raphanus sativus cultivar WK10039 unplaced genomic scaffold, ASM80110v3 Scaffold1267, whole genome shotgun sequence, the genomic stretch CCACGAAAATCTATTGGCAAGCAAACGTGGTCCACCTCTTATATCTGAAAACCCCGTACGTCCTGGATGCTTGGTCAATGATGGAACTTGGCATAATGCTAAAAatctatgaaaataaatgaaacatAAAACCGATTCAAAATTTTAGAAGAACACATGCAAAGCTTCTTTCTAATCACACACGCGATGATGCGCAAGCcaagtatttttatttgtttcacgaacttttttgttttcagtttctATAGGCAACGTAAACTCTTCTCTTTCAACATAAAAAAGATACCAATCACTAAGCCATACACATAAAGCAACTATTTGCAAATGcgaagaacatatatatatatatgtccaCCACACTATCTAACAACAATcaataatgtaaaataaaaaaacaagaagatagTAGGCCATTCtccaaaaaagagaagaagaagatagtagGCCCACAGGTAGCGAATAGCTATAGTTCTGTGAGGATTTTGTTTTCGATATATTCCGATCATTAACACAGATATGTTGTATATTCAAACTCAGACGTAGCAACAGTCACAATTACATCATCATCAAAATCACATGCAAAGATAGTCAGACCTTATCCAATGGCAAACAAATTCATCTAACTGTTTACAGAGctgtattaaatatttatatataatcaaataagatttttattttaatataatatataagtaaTGATATATAACCATCTCTATACTAGCTCATAGTTCGTCCCAGCAGTACGGCCCCTAGTTTGAGAGCAAAGGAAAAGTGGATAAGGTCGACCATTGGTACAAGTGGTTCAAGAACTGGAGTACTGAACCCACTTATTATGACTCAGGGCACACTTGACTATCCACCACTTCGAGGCTTTAATTAAATAGACATACACAACCTTTATATTGGCGATCATATAAAAACGTACATTATGTGCAGTCacattttacatatttatatatatatatattggtgaTTGGTGACTTTGCATAGAGATGAGCTAAGCCATGTGAGACAGATGGATGATGGGAGGGCCCAACAGCCCATACCTTTGGGTTTTTTCTTAAAGTGAGAGATATCTCATCTTGCTGTTATTTTAACATTCATGTCATTTCTTATCTGGAAGCTGCATGCTTTAAGTTAACTACTATAAATAGAAATGTCTTCTCCTCCTTGTCTATCAAGTCACTTGCTTCAAATATTCTTCACATCCACAAAATTGATAACGTTtcatttaaaaacaaagaagaagatgggtTTAGTGCGGTCCATGCTTCCAAATGCAAAGCAAATCTTCAAATCACAATCTATCAGGAACAAGAACGGATCACCATCATCAACAACAGCTTCAGGGCTTGTTCCTAAAGGTCACATAGCGGTTTACGTTGGGGAAAGAATGGAGAGGACGAGATTTGTGGTTCCGATATCATACTTGAACCATCCTTTGTTCAGAGAGCTTCTTAATCGAGCAGAGGAAGAGTTTGGATTTGATCATCCAATGGGCGGTTTGACGATTCCTTGTCGAGAAGAAGCGTTTCTTCATCTCATTACTTCTCATCAGCTGCATTGAGAAACGCATTGATTAATTAAATAGTCTTAGTAGGGTTTTGAtgaatctttttgttgttgttctctCAGAGAATTATATGAAGTTTAGTTGTGTGTATATGGATTGTCCAAACTTGTGTTTCGAAATAAGATCTTAATAATCTTGCAATGATTCATATCACAAACCTCTAAAAGCTCAAGACTTAGAGGCtgattggatttttttttttttaagtataagTTTGTGAAGGATCATGATCTTTAAAGCTCTTTGGCGAAAGAGATTTTTCTGACCATCTTTGTTTGATTAATGCTTATTATATTAGAAACAAACTTAATTGCCAAATGTTATAGTACTTCCTACGATAATACTATATTTAGAAAACAGTATTATTAAGATAGGAAATTTTACGTAATtgcaaatttttatttaaataaccaGTTATATGACTTGCATTATGTATTTAAAGGAATGGTGGATCACATGCACTCTGAATAAACAAAATGGGTTATAATAGTATGTAATTAATTGTTAACAAACCAAAAGAGACATATTCTCTACGactaacaaataaaatatatttatgaaaaatattgaaaaagtaCTGCGCAACTTTATTTGATAGAAATTATTGCATATATAGATTGTCAAGCACATGTTACTCTCTGTTATTAGGAAGAGATAATTgtgataattaataataatacaaactagattttgacccgcgcttttgaagcgcggaatattttacgatgaaaaatttcactaataatttaacaaatattttggtaaattttaaagagtgtgtatttaaaatatttttgcatttaaatcagtatttttaagttcaaccgattgtgattataccggttaatccggagatctgacaattcatcatttatgtttttaaaatattcatattaaaaatcactaaaaatccgagactaaccgattaaactggtggatgaccgatatgtaatctaattggattaaattgtaatagcttcataatttgtaatcttatattcgaaatttttaaagttcactattttgcaatttatgatagtgaactttaaaattatgaagtttctacaaaattttaaagagaaaatgatagatataaaataactaagattaattattgtattatttggaaatattgatagtagtataaaaatatattgtttggaaacattgatagtagtataaagaaataaatatattgtttggaaacattgatagtagtataaagaaataagtatattgtttggaaatatggatagtagtataaagaacagaacataaaatgatttaatgtatgtttaactataaagtataaaggtgtatttaatttaaaaacttacaaaataaatgttaggtccaatagaatgtttctgttttaataagatagatgacaCGTGACCGTCGTTACAATAACTGATTTTCTTATAACTACCCTAAATCCCTAATCATACATAGATAGATACATGCGattttatactaaatattttaattaattattttagatcaAACAGGTTACTGAATATTTCAACCGATTGATTTTATCTTATTGAAAAAAATCGAACTTCCTCCGCGGTATAATGTAGATAACAAATGCTGGTAAATTCATCCAACTTTATGTTATTGTAGAATCAGCGATGACGAATgaacttacaaaaaaaaaaggtaagtGTTCTAAGAgaaataatacttttttttttttttttttttttgtttaacctgggggtatcccaggcccagaaggcccagactaatccccaagggaaaggaatgcccacggatagacgcccctcccagtttttcaaatgggccgaaagcatggcccatatccgtgtgggtgacaagagcgttgcaaggtagttccctccggcgtggatcgaaccccctACCTGGGTGCAGGCGGGGACCCGTCCTAACCATTGGGCTACAACGTCTTGTCAAGAGAAATaatacttaataatatataaaataaaatcactcTCTAAGACATACAACTTCTACCTAAATGTTATCTTGAACTTCTAGATTCTACATAAGAACTAAAGAAACAATGCATGTTCAATGTTTTCTCATTTTCATGACTACAAGCTTAGTATTACACAAAAGGGTCCtcttacatattttaataatagtaataactATAAATATAGAGAATAAGTTTTGTAAACACAATTTTTCGTTAAGACACATAGGTCATCTCGAGTGGGGCTATAGGGGCAACACATATAGACCAAAAGCCACCATTTTCAAGAGCCATCAAGAGACTTGTCAAAAATGCATATAGTCATCAATATTTAATAAGGACACTTGTTTCTGTTGTCTATTCATCAGAACCAATAGGACCAAACCTGTTTTATATGATGGCCAGAGATTTTAATAAGTGAGAGAGAGTAGAGTAGCATGTGAGTTCTGTAACTTTGGTGGGTCCCTATCTGATTATATTCTAATGTTACCCAGACTAAATCAGAATCAGCTTGATGCTTTTCTAGGtaaactttagtttttttattaaccaGATCACATGTGAACGCTgcaactctatttttttttataatacacAAAAATCTGTTTTGTCATTAGGCTCAACTTCGAAGTTTGATTCTTTGACCTTTTTGGAACTCTATAAATAACAACTAACTGAAACACAACTccaccaaaaaaatatcaatcttTCTCTACTTTCATAAAACAGAGTTGTCTTGTGAAATTCTATAAATCTCATTGCTTTTTTAGACATGGCTATTCGATTGTCGCGTGTTATCAACTCTAAACAGTCGCAAAAACAGCAGTCTCGTGTCCCAAAAGGACATGTTGCCGTTTACGTCGGAGAAGAGATGGAGAACAAGAAGAGATTCGTGGTTCCGATCTCGTATTTGAACCATCCTTCGTTTCAGGGTTTGCTTAGTCGAGCAGAGGAAGAGTTTGGCTTCAACCATCCAATTGGTGGATTAACGATTCCTTGCAGAGAAGAAATATTCGTGGGTCTTTTGAATTCTTATGGTTGTATTGTTTCAACCTAAAACATCTTTTaacgttttttttctttccatttatagaatttttgttgttgttcccTTTGTTTATTTCTGCAAAAGGGAACATGTTGAATCAGCCTGTGAATATGTTGTATAACCAGTCAAGTCAGGTTATACTATTATGTACTTCCACAAAACATTGATCAAGAaagatttttatgttttcaaagaTAATCTTAGCTTGATTCGGAGTATCCAAAGTACCTTCCCTGATTGACGATTTCTAGGTGAAATTAAGAATCACATGGTTGCAGAGGTTCATTTGTAAAATCGGAGTTAAACCTGACCAATGACGGTGTTAGAAACAAGTCATTAGCATTTATTTCGACCCATTATTTGCATGgccatatctttttttttaatgataaactagat encodes the following:
- the LOC130503954 gene encoding auxin-responsive protein SAUR20-like, with product MSSPPCLSSHLLQIFFTSTKLITFHLKTKKKMGLVRSMLPNAKQIFKSQSIRNKNGSPSSTTASGLVPKGHIAVYVGERMERTRFVVPISYLNHPLFRELLNRAEEEFGFDHPMGGLTIPCREEAFLHLITSHQLH
- the LOC108840792 gene encoding auxin-induced protein 15A, which produces MAIRLSRVINSKQSQKQQSRVPKGHVAVYVGEEMENKKRFVVPISYLNHPSFQGLLSRAEEEFGFNHPIGGLTIPCREEIFVGLLNSYGCIVST